One Fontisphaera persica DNA window includes the following coding sequences:
- a CDS encoding O-methyltransferase, with protein sequence MKNTWIFVLTLCAMVGSVACLSAADAKPTATEREKMLKEFKRIPLNTTEGDAMFLRVLVQSRNAQRGVEVGTATGYGAIQMGIGFERTGGQLITVDIDPKMVAAARENLKKFGLEKTVTVVEGDALQVLPKLEGTFDFVFIDALKRDYLKYFKALEPKLHKGAVIVADNVIKSERDMPDFLAYFKDNPNYDSVTIRASMEKDDGMLVIFKVR encoded by the coding sequence ATGAAAAACACCTGGATTTTTGTGCTGACCCTATGCGCCATGGTGGGCAGTGTGGCCTGCCTGTCCGCCGCCGATGCCAAGCCCACCGCTACCGAACGCGAAAAAATGCTCAAGGAATTTAAGCGCATCCCGTTGAACACCACTGAAGGCGACGCCATGTTCCTGCGCGTCCTGGTGCAGTCCCGCAATGCCCAGCGCGGCGTGGAGGTGGGCACCGCCACCGGCTATGGCGCCATTCAGATGGGCATCGGTTTCGAGCGCACCGGCGGACAGCTCATCACGGTGGACATTGACCCCAAGATGGTGGCTGCGGCGCGGGAAAATCTCAAAAAATTCGGGCTGGAAAAAACCGTGACGGTGGTGGAAGGCGACGCCCTGCAGGTGCTGCCCAAGCTGGAGGGCACCTTTGATTTTGTGTTCATTGACGCCCTCAAACGGGATTACCTCAAATACTTCAAGGCGCTTGAGCCCAAGCTGCACAAAGGGGCGGTGATTGTCGCCGATAACGTCATCAAGAGCGAACGCGATATGCCCGATTTCCTGGCCTATTTCAAGGACAACCCCAACTACGATTCCGTCACCATCCGCGCCTCCATGGAAAAGGATGACGGCATGCTGGTAATTTTCAAAGTGCGTTAA
- a CDS encoding ATP-binding protein — protein sequence MKADLNFGLENAAWPAFVVDAQGVIRRASQGCAALFGSLLESAYLSSIWGPGNEHSAEQFLARLERGIPAQNQLRLRIRGGGVATLNVFICHMIRDGQKYFIFQMPPESAPARVEREGPAATDLALAHKQKLDCALQLTRTVALDFNNALTSILVHISHILDQMDPTHPWRGSLVEAEKAAEKASEIANDLAAFSRQEKDSRSQTVGNLNMLLRRAMELFQKPGGAPNIQWKAEFESHPFTATYDEAKMQQALVKILENAVQALTPGGGTITVSTRNLELREPTHDQGVQLSPGAYLVIEVQDDGPGIPAEVLPRVFEPFFTTKKGHRGLGLAWVYGIITNHGGSVAISSTPGVVTSVRVYLPASKRVIRDTLIDKAALRGNETILMVDDEDLVLTMAQMVLSSFGYRVLTANCGEKALEVVQNASEKIDLVITDLVMPRMGGRELIEHLRRISPDLRIIYSSGFVRPAAEDEEFYLQKPFTSKELLAKVRHVLSL from the coding sequence ATGAAAGCGGACCTGAACTTTGGATTGGAGAATGCCGCCTGGCCGGCGTTTGTGGTGGATGCCCAAGGGGTCATCCGTCGCGCCAGCCAGGGGTGTGCCGCTTTGTTTGGCAGCCTGCTGGAGTCCGCTTATCTCTCGTCCATTTGGGGGCCGGGCAATGAGCATTCCGCCGAGCAATTTCTGGCCCGGCTGGAGCGGGGCATCCCGGCGCAGAACCAATTGCGGCTGCGCATTCGCGGCGGGGGCGTCGCCACCTTGAATGTCTTCATTTGCCACATGATTCGGGACGGGCAGAAATACTTCATTTTCCAAATGCCTCCGGAGAGCGCCCCGGCCCGGGTCGAGCGCGAAGGCCCGGCGGCAACCGACCTGGCGCTGGCCCATAAACAGAAGCTGGATTGTGCTTTGCAACTGACGCGCACCGTGGCCCTGGACTTCAACAACGCTCTCACCAGCATTCTGGTGCACATCAGCCACATCCTCGACCAGATGGACCCCACCCACCCCTGGCGGGGCAGTTTGGTGGAAGCGGAAAAAGCGGCGGAGAAAGCCTCGGAAATCGCGAATGATTTGGCCGCGTTCAGCCGGCAGGAAAAGGACAGCCGGAGCCAGACCGTGGGCAACCTCAACATGTTGCTGCGGCGGGCGATGGAACTTTTCCAGAAACCGGGAGGCGCGCCCAACATTCAATGGAAGGCGGAGTTTGAATCGCATCCCTTCACCGCCACCTACGATGAAGCCAAGATGCAGCAGGCGCTGGTGAAGATTTTGGAAAATGCGGTGCAGGCGCTCACCCCGGGCGGCGGCACCATAACGGTGAGCACCCGCAATTTGGAATTGCGGGAGCCGACCCATGACCAAGGGGTGCAATTGTCGCCCGGCGCGTATCTGGTGATTGAGGTGCAGGATGACGGGCCGGGCATACCGGCGGAGGTGTTGCCGCGGGTTTTTGAGCCGTTTTTCACCACCAAAAAAGGCCACCGGGGCCTGGGACTGGCCTGGGTGTACGGCATCATTACCAATCATGGCGGCAGCGTGGCCATTTCCAGCACGCCGGGCGTGGTGACCTCGGTGCGGGTGTATTTGCCGGCGAGCAAGCGGGTAATTCGCGACACCTTGATTGACAAGGCCGCCCTGCGTGGCAACGAAACCATTCTGATGGTGGATGATGAAGACCTGGTGCTGACGATGGCCCAGATGGTCTTGTCTTCCTTTGGCTATCGCGTGTTGACGGCCAATTGCGGGGAAAAGGCGTTGGAGGTGGTGCAGAACGCCAGTGAAAAGATTGATTTGGTCATCACCGACCTGGTCATGCCGCGCATGGGGGGCCGCGAACTGATTGAGCATCTGCGGCGCATTTCACCGGATTTGCGCATCATCTATTCCAGCGGCTTTGTGCGCCCTGCCGCCGAGGACGAGGAGTTTTATTTGCAAAAGCCTTTTACCAGCAAGGAACTGCTGGCCAAAGTCCGGCACGTGCTTTCGCTGTAG
- a CDS encoding carbon-nitrogen hydrolase family protein, with translation MANTFCLAMIQMRVVPGDKRGNLERARQWLHEARRQGAEVAVLPEAITTGWTHPSARELADEVPGGEAVSTLGQAARETGMYVCSGLVERHGGQCYNSAVLLGPEGEVWVHHRKINELDIAHDLYGLGDRLQVAVTPWGRFGVMICADGFASGQAISRCLGLMGAGVILSPCAWAVAPEHDQAKEPYGQLWRQSYGPVAREFGLWIAGVSNVGPITAGPWAGRRCIGCSMLVNPAGEVALQGPYGEEAEALLLANVQIAPRPRPWQEPSPGQPRPR, from the coding sequence ATGGCCAACACTTTCTGCCTGGCAATGATTCAAATGCGGGTGGTGCCCGGCGACAAACGCGGCAACCTGGAGCGGGCCCGCCAGTGGCTGCATGAGGCGCGGCGACAGGGCGCGGAGGTGGCGGTGTTGCCGGAGGCCATCACCACCGGATGGACTCATCCTTCGGCGCGGGAGCTGGCCGATGAAGTCCCCGGCGGTGAAGCCGTCTCGACCTTGGGGCAGGCGGCTCGGGAAACAGGGATGTATGTTTGCAGCGGGTTGGTGGAGCGTCATGGGGGTCAGTGCTACAATAGCGCGGTATTGTTGGGGCCGGAGGGGGAGGTGTGGGTGCATCACCGTAAAATCAATGAATTAGACATTGCCCATGACTTGTACGGCCTGGGCGACCGTTTGCAGGTGGCGGTTACCCCCTGGGGAAGGTTTGGCGTGATGATTTGCGCTGACGGTTTTGCCTCCGGTCAGGCCATCAGCCGATGTCTGGGGTTGATGGGGGCGGGGGTGATTCTTAGCCCTTGCGCCTGGGCGGTGGCTCCGGAGCATGACCAGGCCAAGGAGCCGTATGGGCAGCTTTGGCGTCAAAGTTACGGGCCGGTGGCCCGCGAGTTTGGACTGTGGATTGCCGGGGTCAGCAACGTGGGGCCGATTACCGCCGGGCCATGGGCGGGGAGGCGCTGCATAGGTTGTTCCATGCTGGTTAATCCGGCGGGGGAGGTTGCCTTGCAGGGACCTTATGGCGAGGAGGCGGAAGCCTTGTTGTTGGCCAATGTTCAGATAGCGCCACGGCCCCGACCGTGGCAGGAACCGTCCCCTGGCCAGCCCAGACCAAGGTAA
- a CDS encoding hemolysin family protein produces the protein MTLLLCAAASFFFAAAEAALFSLGRWRVRQLAASQPERGRIIGRLLETPQDLLAAIALGNTLCNALMVALVAGSGIHWHAPPWLALAILLVLLLLGCELIPKTLAVREPERWALLVAPPMHLLMRLTRPFRQLARWLNRGILAAAARRSIVPSAGITDEEYRELVELACQQGTLQAAEKEIILQIIGLDRRTVGEVMKPRSRMAAISDDATREEMLEAARRHRHQRLPIYDESPDTIVGILNTRTLLLNPEVDLAEAVEFPSFVPASMNLLQLFKSLQRQRRGLAIVLDEFGGTAGIVTMEDILEAIVGDLRNEGEATGFVMEKLDAHRWRVNGTMRLEDFQRECPELKDYPGVETLGGLVVALREVVPAKGEAVEYSGLRFTVTVADERRVRELVVERLNPGRGKGGAA, from the coding sequence ATGACCTTGCTGTTATGCGCCGCGGCCAGTTTCTTTTTTGCCGCGGCTGAAGCTGCCTTGTTCAGCCTTGGCCGATGGCGGGTGCGACAACTGGCGGCCAGCCAGCCGGAACGGGGGCGAATCATCGGCAGACTGTTGGAAACGCCCCAGGATTTGCTGGCCGCCATTGCCCTGGGCAACACGCTTTGCAATGCCCTGATGGTGGCACTGGTGGCAGGTTCAGGCATCCACTGGCACGCCCCCCCCTGGCTGGCCTTGGCGATCCTGTTGGTGCTGTTGCTGCTGGGGTGTGAACTAATTCCCAAAACCCTGGCCGTGCGCGAGCCTGAACGCTGGGCCTTGCTTGTGGCCCCGCCCATGCACCTGCTCATGCGTCTGACCCGGCCTTTCCGCCAACTGGCCCGCTGGCTCAATCGCGGCATTCTGGCCGCCGCGGCCCGGCGCTCCATTGTGCCGTCCGCCGGCATTACCGACGAGGAATACCGCGAGCTGGTGGAGCTGGCCTGCCAGCAAGGCACCCTGCAAGCCGCCGAAAAGGAAATCATCCTGCAAATCATCGGCCTGGACCGGCGCACCGTGGGGGAAGTCATGAAGCCACGCAGCCGCATGGCCGCCATTTCGGACGATGCCACCCGCGAGGAAATGCTGGAGGCTGCCCGCCGCCATCGGCACCAGCGTCTGCCCATTTATGATGAATCGCCTGATACCATTGTCGGCATCCTCAACACCCGCACCCTGCTGTTGAATCCGGAGGTGGACCTGGCCGAGGCGGTGGAGTTTCCCTCTTTCGTGCCGGCCAGCATGAACTTGCTCCAATTGTTCAAAAGTTTGCAACGCCAGCGGCGGGGACTGGCCATTGTGCTGGACGAATTTGGCGGCACCGCCGGCATCGTGACCATGGAGGACATTTTGGAGGCCATTGTGGGGGACTTGCGCAATGAAGGCGAGGCCACCGGGTTTGTGATGGAAAAATTGGATGCCCACCGCTGGCGGGTCAACGGCACCATGCGCCTGGAGGATTTCCAGCGGGAATGCCCGGAATTAAAGGACTATCCGGGAGTGGAAACTTTGGGTGGCCTGGTGGTGGCCCTGCGCGAGGTGGTGCCCGCCAAAGGTGAAGCGGTGGAGTATAGTGGCCTGCGATTTACGGTAACCGTTGCGGATGAACGCCGCGTGCGGGAGCTGGTGGTGGAACGGCTGAATCCAGGCCGCGGGAAAGGAGGCGCCGCATGA
- a CDS encoding CNNM domain-containing protein: MSLGMLLALLVLALAASFLFSGMEAGVLGLNRLRLRQLQRQGNRRAQMLQSWLEQPEPFLWTILVGNTLANFAAAVLWVFLWQRSLAALDWPPLARHVLFWLGFLAGVMVVFYGLCDLLPKVMFRLFPTRLCLLLAPLFNLTRKLLSPVVALVTWLAEGLARRSGGRRFTGRLFASRDELRYFVEEFASNLTSEERAMIQRVLDLQNRRVRQLAIPLSEAVTVSAQAPLREALQLCREHNVSRLPAWQGEGAERRIAGLLSLRAVLYRTDLNPDQPVQDYLRPALYLDENLTLEAALQRMQRAGERAAIVLDVRQREVGILFLQDILRAIFGEVQL, from the coding sequence ATGAGCTTGGGCATGTTGCTGGCCTTGTTGGTCCTGGCGCTCGCCGCCTCCTTCCTGTTTTCCGGCATGGAGGCGGGGGTGCTGGGTTTGAACCGCCTGCGCTTGCGCCAGCTTCAACGGCAAGGCAATCGGCGGGCGCAGATGCTGCAAAGCTGGCTGGAGCAGCCCGAGCCTTTCTTGTGGACCATTCTAGTGGGCAACACCCTGGCCAATTTTGCCGCGGCGGTGCTGTGGGTATTTCTCTGGCAACGCAGCCTGGCTGCCCTGGACTGGCCGCCCCTGGCCCGGCACGTTCTGTTCTGGCTGGGTTTTCTGGCCGGGGTCATGGTGGTGTTCTATGGCCTGTGCGACCTCCTGCCCAAAGTGATGTTCCGGCTGTTCCCCACGCGCCTGTGCCTGTTGCTGGCGCCGCTGTTCAATCTCACCCGCAAGCTGCTGTCCCCCGTCGTGGCGCTGGTCACCTGGCTGGCGGAAGGCCTGGCCCGCCGTTCCGGCGGCCGCCGTTTCACCGGCCGGCTTTTTGCCAGCCGGGATGAGCTGCGGTATTTCGTCGAAGAATTTGCCAGCAACCTGACCAGTGAAGAGCGGGCGATGATTCAGCGCGTGCTGGATTTGCAAAACCGCCGCGTGCGCCAGCTCGCCATTCCACTCTCGGAAGCTGTGACCGTTTCCGCCCAGGCCCCCCTGCGCGAGGCCTTGCAACTGTGCCGTGAACACAATGTTTCCCGCCTGCCCGCCTGGCAGGGCGAAGGCGCCGAGCGCCGGATTGCCGGCCTTTTGAGCTTGCGCGCCGTGCTTTATCGCACCGACCTCAATCCCGACCAGCCCGTGCAAGATTATCTCCGGCCGGCGTTGTACCTGGACGAAAACCTCACCCTGGAGGCCGCCCTGCAACGCATGCAACGCGCCGGCGAGCGCGCGGCCATTGTCCTGGACGTGCGGCAGCGGGAAGTGGGGATTCTGTTTTTGCAGGACATTTTGCGCGCCATTTTTGGCGAAGTGCAGCTTTAA
- a CDS encoding hemolysin family protein, translated as MPDTSVIFDYGWRILAVLVLVFLNGFFVAAEFALVKVRDTQLDALIQRGQRRALTVRQVIKRLDASLSACQLGITLASLGLGWIGEPVFTRLLLPLLDFFQVSEQWRHWISFMVGFTAITFLHITAGEQAPKWLAIQKPLPVSLWVAAPLQWFHRLSYPFIWALNHASQWMLRRAGLQPVSESEHAHSDEELRLLVSAGHRRTELSREIVLNAFDLKRRVARDVMRPRQEIVTLDMEATIAECLEVAEKTRYSRFPLCEGGEVDKTVGIIHIKDLYAARKLAATGRDLQRFARKLLYVPPTAHLEGLLHTLLERKCHMALVVDEYGGILGLVTLENILEVLVGQIQDEFDQEKPLILQKAENIWVVDGALPLHELSELAGEPLAGEGIATASGWITQRLGGFPQAGDSITLAHCEITVTQMDGMRVATFQLIRQPAASAETSPPA; from the coding sequence ATGCCCGACACCTCGGTCATTTTCGATTATGGCTGGCGCATTCTGGCCGTCCTGGTGCTGGTGTTTCTGAACGGCTTTTTTGTGGCGGCCGAGTTTGCCTTGGTCAAAGTGCGGGACACGCAACTGGATGCCCTTATCCAACGCGGCCAGCGGCGCGCCCTGACCGTGCGCCAGGTCATCAAACGTCTGGATGCCTCCCTCAGCGCCTGCCAGTTGGGGATTACGCTGGCCTCCCTGGGCTTGGGCTGGATTGGCGAACCGGTTTTCACCCGGCTGCTGCTGCCGCTGCTGGACTTTTTCCAGGTCAGCGAACAGTGGCGGCACTGGATTAGTTTCATGGTGGGCTTTACCGCCATCACTTTCCTGCATATCACCGCAGGGGAACAAGCGCCCAAATGGCTGGCCATTCAAAAACCCCTGCCGGTCTCCCTCTGGGTGGCCGCGCCGCTCCAGTGGTTTCACCGGCTCTCTTATCCCTTCATCTGGGCGCTCAACCACGCCTCGCAATGGATGTTGCGACGGGCCGGGCTGCAACCCGTCTCGGAAAGCGAGCACGCCCACTCAGACGAAGAACTGCGCCTGCTGGTCTCGGCCGGACATCGCCGGACCGAACTCAGCCGCGAGATTGTGCTCAACGCCTTTGACCTCAAACGCCGGGTCGCTCGTGATGTCATGCGGCCCCGCCAGGAAATCGTGACCCTGGACATGGAGGCCACCATCGCTGAATGTCTGGAGGTGGCCGAGAAAACCCGCTACTCCCGTTTTCCCTTGTGCGAGGGCGGCGAGGTGGACAAAACAGTGGGCATCATTCACATCAAAGACCTTTACGCCGCCCGCAAATTGGCGGCCACCGGCCGGGATTTGCAGCGCTTTGCCCGCAAGCTCCTCTATGTCCCCCCCACCGCCCATCTGGAAGGCTTGCTGCACACCCTGTTGGAGCGCAAATGTCACATGGCCCTGGTGGTGGATGAATACGGCGGCATTCTGGGCCTGGTGACCCTGGAAAACATCCTGGAGGTGCTCGTGGGACAGATTCAGGACGAGTTTGACCAGGAAAAACCCTTAATCCTGCAAAAAGCTGAGAATATCTGGGTGGTGGACGGTGCGCTCCCCTTGCATGAGCTGTCTGAGCTGGCCGGCGAGCCGCTGGCGGGGGAAGGCATCGCCACAGCCAGCGGCTGGATTACCCAGCGCCTGGGAGGCTTCCCGCAAGCCGGCGATTCCATCACCCTCGCACATTGCGAAATTACCGTGACGCAGATGGACGGCATGCGCGTGGCCACCTTTCAACTCATTCGCCAGCCAGCAGCTTCCGCCGAAACCAGCCCCCCTGCCTGA
- a CDS encoding 3-keto-disaccharide hydrolase codes for MKTTTWKAHLGILGLCLGLAVWNAQAAAGQWVNLFNGKDLTGWIAVHDIKPEVVEGNLQIHKGMGWLRLEKQYKDFILEFEWRAYDEDYDSGIYMRAPLDGKPWPDAGFQVNLRYNALGALVKNRKTIVPAETPKLPINKWHKMRIEVRGNKAKLFINDEANWETDLVDRPEGYIGIQVEDKKFDFRNIRIMEL; via the coding sequence ATGAAAACCACCACGTGGAAAGCACACTTAGGGATTTTGGGCCTTTGCTTGGGGCTGGCCGTCTGGAATGCTCAGGCGGCGGCGGGACAATGGGTTAATCTCTTCAACGGCAAAGACCTCACCGGCTGGATTGCCGTGCACGACATCAAACCGGAAGTGGTGGAGGGCAACCTGCAAATCCACAAAGGCATGGGCTGGCTGCGGCTGGAAAAGCAATACAAGGATTTCATTCTCGAATTTGAATGGCGCGCCTATGACGAGGATTACGACAGTGGCATCTACATGCGCGCCCCGCTGGACGGCAAGCCGTGGCCGGACGCCGGTTTTCAAGTGAACCTGCGCTACAATGCCCTGGGCGCGCTGGTCAAAAATCGCAAAACCATTGTGCCCGCCGAAACGCCCAAGCTGCCCATCAACAAATGGCACAAAATGCGCATCGAAGTCCGCGGCAATAAGGCCAAGCTCTTCATCAACGACGAAGCCAACTGGGAAACCGATTTGGTGGACCGCCCCGAAGGCTACATCGGCATTCAAGTCGAAGACAAAAAATTCGACTTCCGCAACATTCGCATCATGGAGCTTTAA